In a genomic window of Erigeron canadensis isolate Cc75 chromosome 5, C_canadensis_v1, whole genome shotgun sequence:
- the LOC122599176 gene encoding cyprosin-like: MGATIKTTLLALFVLFVLSPTAFSATNGGLLRVGLKKRKAELKQVTENGLSMEGTARTFGSHGALQNSEGDVIALKNYMDAQYFGEIGIGTPAQKFTVIFDTGSSNLWVPSSKCYFSVACLFHSKFKGSRSSTYKKNGTSAAIQYGTGSISGFFSQDSVQLGDLVVKKQDFIEATKEPGITFLAAKFDGILGLGYQAISVGKAVPVWYNMVDQGLVKEPVFSFWFNRHADEEEGGELVFGGVDPNHFKGKHTYVPVTQKGYWQFEMGDVLIGDKTTGFCADGCAAIADSGTSLLAGPTAIVTEINHAIGAAGVMSQQCKTLVDQYGKAIIDMLLSEAQPDKICSQMNLCTFNGARDVSPLIESVVDKNNGKSSGGFKDEMCTFCEMAVVWMRNQIKRNQTEDDIINYVDQLCERIPSPMGESAVGCNSLSSLPNISFTIGAKTFELTPEQYVLKIGEGEAAQCISGFTAMDVAPPRGPLWILGDVFMGQYHTVFDYGQSRVGFAEAA; encoded by the exons ATGGGTGCCACAATCAAAACGACCTTGCTTGCGTTGTTTGTGTTGTTTGTTTTATCACCTACCGCATTTTCGGCTACTAATGGTGGGTTGCTTCGAGTTGGACTTAAAAAGAGGAAGGCAGAACTTAAACAAGTTACTGAAAATGGTTTGTCCATGGAAGGAACTGCTAGAACTTTTGGCTCGCATGGAGCTCTCCAGAATTCAGAAGGTGATGTTATTGCTCTAAAGAATTACATGGATGCTCAGTATTTCGGTGAGATTGGTATTGGAACTCCAGCTCAGAAATTCACTGTGATTTTTGATACCGGAAGTTCAAACCTGTGGGTGCCTTCTTCAAAGTGCTATTTTTCA GTAGCTTGCCTTTTTCACTCAAAGTTTAAGGGGAGCCGTTCAAGTACCTACAAGAAAAATG GGACATCTGCTGCAATCCAATATGGAACTGGATCAATCTCTGGATTTTTTAGCCAAGACTCTGTCCAACTCGGTGACCTTGTTGTTAAAAAGCAG GATTTTATAGAGGCAACCAAAGAACCTGGCATCACTTTCTTGGCAGCCAAGTTTGACGGTATACTCGGCCTTGGATATCAGGCGATCTCTGTTGGGAAAGCTGTACCTGTCTG GTACAACATGGTTGATCAAGGTCTGGTTAAAGAACCCGTGTTCTCCTTTTGGTTTAATCGCCATGCAGATGAGGAAGAAGGGGGTGAACTTGTGTTTGGTGGAGTTGATCCTAATCATTTTAAGGGCAAGCACACATACGTTCCTGTGACCCAAAAAGGCTATTGGCAG TTTGAGATGGGTGATGTTCTTATTGGAGATAAAACTACCG GATTTTGCGCTGATGGTTGTGCAGCAATTGCCGACAGTGGTACCTCTTTATTGGCAGGTCCAACG GCTATCGTTACTGAAATCAATCATGCAATCGGTGCCGCCGGGGTAATGAGCCAGCAATGCAAAACGCTGGTTGATCAGTATGGAAAGGCTATAATTGATATGCTATTGTCTGAG GCTCAACCTGATAAAATATGTTCTCAAATGAACTTGTGCACTTTCAATGGTGCTCGTGATGTGAG TCCATTAATCGAGAGTGTGGTTGACAAGAATAATGGGAAGTCTTCTGGTGGCTTCAAGGATGAAATGTGTACTTTCTGCGAGATGGCTGTTGTTTGGATGCGCAACCAAATCAAAAGAAATCAGACTGAAGATGACATAATTAACTATGTGGACCAG CTGTGTGAACGCATACCCAGTCCAATGGGAGAATCAGCTGTTGGATGCAACAGTCTTTCCTCCTTACCGAATATCTCCTTCACCATTGGTGCTAAAACTTTTGAGCTCACCCCTGAACAG TACGTGCTCAAAATTGGTGAGGGAGAAGCTGCACAATGCATCAGTGGATTTACTGCTATGGATGTTGCCCCTCCTCGTGGACCTCTATG GATCTTGGGAGATGTTTTTATGGGTCAATACCATACGGTGTTTGATTATGGTCAATCACGAGTTGGATTTGCTGAAGCagcttaa
- the LOC122602219 gene encoding mitogen-activated protein kinase kinase kinase 18-like, producing MGWTRGHVLGHGSSATVSTATTATGETFAVKSVVVSKSETLQREQQFLSILSSPYVVSYTGCDITKENKKMIYNLLMEYMPGGTVIDVIQARNYGSLNELEIANYTRQIIQGLEYIHSFGIVHCDIKGANILVNKNGVKIADFGCAKWANEDVPFRGTPMFMAPEVARGESQGFKADIWALGCVIIEMAIGNSPWSNVNSPISVLYKIGFSGESPDIPDGFSPKAKDFIKKCLIQDPEARWSATALLKHPFLEQFDHDQDQNFLTCSPTSILDQDVWGSIQQSALVGSDYNQETCTSNSLRQRVEQLAGNPEKGKFRSGAEKEIDWMTIRSSCNGAVTGGDEWW from the coding sequence ATGGGGTGGACCAGAGGCCATGTTCTTGGCCATGGGTCATCGGCCACCGTGTCCACTGCCACCACCGCGACTGGAGAAACTTTCGCAGTCAAATCCGTTGTTGTATCAAAGTCAGAAACTTTGCAAAGAGAGCAACAGTTTTTATCCATTTTGAGTAGTCCTTATGTAGTAAGTTACACAGGGTGTGACATtactaaagaaaacaaaaaaatgatatataatttactaATGGAGTACATGCCAGGAGGTACCGTTATTGATGTAATACAAGCGCGGAATTATGGGAGTTTAAATGAGTTAGAAATAGCAAACTACACAAGGCAAATTATTCAAGGGCTAGAGTACATTCATTCATTTGGCATAGTGCATTGTGATATCAAAGGCGCGAATATATTAGTTAACAAAAATGGTGTGAAGATAGCGGATTTTGGTTGTGCTAAATGGGCTAATGAAGATGTGCCATTTCGTGGCACGCCTATGTTCATGGCTCCGGAAGTAGCACGAGGCGAGTCACAAGGGTTTAAAGCCGATATATGGGCACTTGGATGCGTAATTATTGAAATGGCAATAGGCAATTCACCATGGTCTAATGTAAATAGTCCTATATCAGTTCTTTACAAGATTGGTTTTTCAGGTGAATCCCCGGATATCCCAGATGGGTTTTCACCAAAAGCCAAAGATTTTATCAAAAAATGTCTAATTCAAGACCCAGAAGCTCGGTGGAGTGCCACCGCGCTTCTAAAACACCCGTTTCTTGAACAATTTGATCATGATCAAGATCAAAACTTTTTGACATGTTCACCAACAAGCATACTTGATCAAGATGTTTGGGGTTCAATTCAACAATCAGCATTAGTGGGTAGTGATTATAATCAAGAAACATGTACATCAAACTCTTTGAGGCAAAGGGTCGAACAGTTGGCAGGCAACCCAGAAAAAGGAAAG
- the LOC122601503 gene encoding probable 2-oxoglutarate-dependent dioxygenase AOP1, whose product MGSSSSEDYIQLPKIDFSLLNNRKLLDSNRVYDSIKTQVLEALQKYGCFQASIDGITPELQKSVYGAAKHLFNLPLETKYKNVSNGTFIGYMGNSPLLPLYESMGIQDPHVAEKVVNFTNLMWPPQGNPQISNDIHLYVEKLWELTTMTRKIVFESLDLEKYLDEHNELASYVLKFNKYRVPEPNEANLGLHSHADPGIMTILHQNEVEGLEIQTKDDDEWLKVKLSPNTFIVMTGETINVWLNGRLHVPLHRVIMRENYMARYTLAFFELPRPGNLIIKAIDDMVDNEHPLLFKPFDYGEFVKLSVTGGQGIQKYAVKAYCGVSKRQGDGIDQSS is encoded by the exons ATgggttcatcatcatcagaagatTATATTCAGCTTCCTAAGATCGATTTTTCACTTCTAAATAACCGCAAGTTACTTGATAGTAATCGTGTCTATGATTCGATTAAAACTCAAGTTCTTGAAGCCCTTCAAAAGTATGGTTGTTTCCAAGCATCTATAGATGGAATAACACCTGAGCTTCAAAAGTCTGTATATGGTGCCGCGAAGCACCTTTTCAATCTTCCTTTAGAAACCAAGTATAAAAACGTCTCGAATGGAACGTTTATTGGGTATATGGGGAACTCGCCGCTACTTCCACTATACGAAAGCATGGGTATCCAGGATCCACATGTCGCTGAAAAAGTTGTAAATTTCACTAATCTCATGTGGCCTCCTCAAGGCAACCCTCAAATTAG CAATGACATCCATCTATATGTGGAGAAGCTTTGGGAATTGACTACAATGACAAGGAAGATAGTTTTTGAGAGCTTGGATTTGGAAAAGTATTTGGATGAACACAATGAACTAGCAAGTTATGTGCTTAAGTTCAATAAATACCGAGTGCCAGAACCAAATGAAGCGAATCTTGGCTTGCACAGCCATGCGGATCCTGGTATAATGACGATACTACATCAAAATGAAGTCGAAGGATTAGAGATTCAAACAAAAGATGATGACGAATGGCTAAAAGTTAAGCTTTCTCCAAATACATTTATTGTCATGACCGGAGAGACTATAAAC GTATGGTTGAACGGGCGATTGCATGTGCCACTTCATAGGGTGATTATGAGAGAAAACTACATGGCTCGGTATACCTTAGCATTTTTCGAATTGCCAAGACCAGGGAATCTCATAATTAAAGCAATCGATGACATGGTCGATAATGAACATCCGTTGCTCTTCAAGCCTTTTGATTACGGAGAGTTTGTCAAACTTTCTGTTACTGGAGGTCAAGGCATACAAAAGTATGCAGTAAAGGCATATTGTGGTGTTTCAAAACGACAAGGCGATGGTATCGATCAGTCAAGCTAG